The genome window catccctggtcagggaattcaaatcccacatgccccaggctgcagctgaaaaaaaaaagaccatgctTGTTTCACCATTATCCAGTCCAGACAGTATTCCCCACTGGAGTATTTTGAAGCAACAGAAGAGGTATTTTGATTCATCTTTAAGAGGAATTTTTAAAGATGCGAGCATGGCACTTTTGCAGCAGAATAGTGATGGTATCTGAAATCCAAACTGGGGGACAGATTCACCCTATTCCAAGATCGGCATTCCTTTCCGGTGCTAGAATCTACCTCGgagggcctcagttttcctatcaGCAAAGCAAGCAAAATGGACTAACTTACAGGCAATAATTGTGTAACACTGAAATGAGCCCTGGACTTCAAAAGACCTCCCTGAGTGCTTCTTGCAAAGTATACAACTTAGGATAACTTCTCTGAGATATAATTTTGTATCTTTGAGATGCtcactaaacattttttttgtatttaattttgtatctatatgtaaacttattgtgataatcagtTTATGATGTAAGCAAGTCAaaccattatgctgtacaccttaagcttatacagtgctgtatgtcaattatatctgtataaaactgaaataaaaataaatattagaaaatgaaaaaaatacgaCAAGGAATGATACAGTCAACTGGTAAGTCAGGTTAGGATTGGAACCCAAGCCTTCCTCTTCAAACTCTGAGCTATTCAAATTGTGCCTGAAAGTAACACGACTCGAAAGCATTTGGAGGGAAGCTGAAAACCTGCTTTGCTGAGTCACAAAAGGCACTAGACCGTGACAATTCCCCTTGAGTTTACCCCAGAAGGAACATCACCCATCACCCTGCAACAGTGGTCCCCAGCATTCTGGGCGCCAGGGACCCTtccgtggaagacagtttttccttgGGGCAGGGGGAGATGGTTTCGGATGATTCAAGCGTGTTCCTTTTACGgcgcactttatttctgttattattacatcagctccgcCTCGGATCATCAGGCATTCGGTCCCgtgttggggacccctgccctacctacaatgcaggacaggCTCAACCCAGCAATGAGAGTCGGCTGACCAGCAGTCTAGACAAGGGCTCCAATGCCTTTCTGGACAGGCGCTCTCTCCTCTACCGGgttgcggggtgggggtggggggttcctCAACAGGCATTCATTCCACCGAGATCTGAGATCCGCTTAGGGTGGGACGAAGAAGCGCCTGGCCCAGAGCTGAACAAGGCGCACCAAACCCCGCTCCCATTAAACGGACGGTCCAGTGCGGATGGGGGTGCGGCCAGGGGCCGGGGGTTCTGGGGTGGGGACCCCACCCAGAGGGGGTGGGGTCCTGGGGGGCCAAGGCGGCAGGGCTCCGAAAGGACCCGGGAGCTTCGCCAGACACCAGCTGAGCACCAGCGACGGTCGGCTCCGCCACCCCCTTAACCTGGCCGGCCAGGCTGCGGTCAGCCCGGAGCCGCGCCCGGGGGCGGGACCTGGCCTGCACTCCCCGCTTTGTTCCCAGAGCGGGTTCTAGAAGCACCGCCTCCCCGCAGCGCCCCCCGGCGGGCCCAAGAGGGAGCGCGGGGGCGCGCACGAGCGGCGCACGCCCGCTCTCGCGATTGGCCGCGCCGCGTGACGTCACGGGGCGGCCCCGGCGGCCGCCGGGAGCGGGCGCCCGCGCGTGCGCAGTCGCGGGGCGctgaggggcggggggaggtggcCGGCCGCTTCTCTCGCGTCCGCCATTTTGTTGCTGTGGCTCTCGGGAGCGGGGTTGGGCACGGCGGCCCCGGCGGCGCGGCGCTCCCGGGGGTTCTGGGGCTTGGCGCGGCCGCGGAGCTCGGTGCGGAGCGGCGGGGACGCGGGGCCGGCGCGCGCCGGGCCAGGACTGACCGGAGGCTCCGCGAGCGGCCCTCGCCGCGCTCGGCTGGGCCCGCGCCCGGAGCCGGCTCGGCCCGTGAGGCGGCCCCGAAGCAGGCCGGCGGCCCGGAGGATGTTGCGGGCCCGCGGCCGCGAGGAAGACGCGGGCGCGGCCCTGTAGGCGCGCGGTGAGCCGCAGGCCCGCTCGGCCCGCAGCCGCCCCGGGCGGAGCGTCTCCAGCGCAGGCGAGAGCAGCCAGCCGCGGCCCGCCCGGCCCCAGCGCCCGGCCCGCCATGTCCTCCGCCAGGTTCGACTCCTCGGACCGCTCGGCCTGGTACATGGGGCCCGTGTCTCGCCAGGAGGCGCAGACCCGGCTCCAGGGCCAGCGCCACGGCGTGTTCCTCGTCCGCGACTCCTCCACCTGCCCCGGGGACTACGTGCTGTCCGTGTCCGAGAACTCGCGCGTGTCCCACTACATCATCAACTCGCTGCCCAACCGCCGCTTCAAGATCGGGGACCAGGAGTTCGACCACCTGCCGGCCCTGCTGGAGTTCTACAAGATCCACTACCTGGACACCACCACGCTCATCGAGCCGGCGCCCAGGTGCGcgggggcgcgggcggcgggcCGGGAGCTCTGCGCGCGGTGTCGCGGCCTTGGGTCGCCGTGGATGAGGCCGGTGCGTCTGACCCGGCAGGTCGAGCTGCGGGTGCCCAGTTAGAAGAGGGACGCTTTTTGCCTTTCGTCACGTCCTCGGTGTAAATTACCTGCTGAAGCAGGGTTCTGTTACCGGTCTTGAAGCCGGTTTTGGACCACGGATTGAGAATCTGAAGCTAGTCTTGGGCTCCCCGCCCCGCgggtccctccctgccccccccccccccccctccccaagTTTGCACACCTTTCAAGGTCTCTGAACTCCACCGTTGGatctcctggactgcagcctttgGAAACTCGAGAGATGAAAATGCCTTCGCAGTTAGAAACAAAATACCTTAAACTGTGAAATATCAGGGCCATATATTGATACCCTGGTGCCAGGGTTGAAATAAGCCAGGTGTCTGTTTTATAATACATTAACTGAAAATAGTGTAAAAGAGGTCGGCTTGAACgaggaatttctttcttttttttaaaatagttttccccCAAGCTGGGCCCTTAATGAACTGGAAATCCATTTGGTTAAATTCCAAGGTGGAATGAGTCTAGACTAAGAGGAAATTTTGAATGACACTCAAGATTCTACCCTAGTTGAATTTCAGATGTACTTTTTGTATTGAGTTGAATGACTtagtatctattttaaaataacccaGGTTGACACTGAGCATTAAGCATccctttttcatttgcttatttgccTTAATATTTTGCTCGAGGCTGCTTTTGTGTAAATTATGCAAAACTTGAGCTAAAGAGGTGGcctaggattttaaaaataaaaggtatttgtttttttaagtgtctGCTTAAAAAGGACAGGGTgctaatacacatttttttcaggGTGAGATGTTTCTGACTTTAGAGATTTGCTGACCAGATAGTAGTCTCAGCTCTGAACATTAGAAGCTGTCATATTAAAGGAGTACGCCCTGGATGCTTCTGTGGACTAGAGGTAGAGAGCAAATAAAGCCCTCATGCTGTAATGACTAGGAGATTAACTGCTGAACTAAACGGACTTTAAAAGCTGGGAGAAAGGGATTATAAATCAGATACTGTATAACAAAGACCCAGACACCACGAATCTGATTGGCGAAGCCTCCAGGTCCCCGAAGAGCCTGGTAGCTAGAGTCAGCTTTCAGCACGACGTGATTCCAGTGTAAGAGGCCGGAGGGGCTCTCAGCACCCGCAGCATCGAGACTTCAAATGCATTTGCCTCTCCCAGCGCTCCTCTCAGGCACTGGCTGAGCCTCGCCGCGCCGGGCACCTCAGTGCAGCTGTGAGGGAGCGACTCGAGCCCCTTCTTGGTGGAGAGAAAGGGGTGCAGCCTTGGCTTCCCAGTACCCACAGACGCGACCCCCAGCTTCCCCTTCGTGCTCCTTCCCAGATGCTTGTCCTCACCCCCTCCCGCTGCTTCCGGGGAGCCCGCCCTACACACCCACTCACACCCCTGGACCTTTGCTCGGGCCCCACCCGCCCCTCACCTGGGCAGCGCCTCCCTGCTGTTCGAGGCCTTTCCCTGACACTGCCCCCGCCTCGGGTCAGCTTTGCTTGTTTCTCCTCCCCTGTGCCCTCTGCCCTGGGCGTCCTGCTGCCGTtgagtttttccttttccctggtGTCTCCGAGGGCTGTCACTGCGCCGGTTGAATTAGATCCTGGCAGGATTTACCTTGTTACACTGAATCTGGGTTGCCTCTCCCTGAGCCAGAAATCCACGGATTTGGGTGATGTATTTATTACTCACCTAGTATAGAAGACAAGGCTGGGCCAGCTTTGGCCAAATGCAGAAATCAGGCCACGTGCTTTCACGCCCCAGGCAGGGTGGATGAAGTGGTTAGGCTCTTTAGGCCTCAGAGCTGAGCTCCTGAAGCCAGAGCTGCTTGTGCTTTGGCTGGTAGTTCTTTTTTGGGGTCCATTTTGCTCAGTCAAAAGTGACAACTTTATGGCTTTCTCAGAATTTAAGAAttgatcttctctttttttattggGGGAATAACTTCTTTATGTTTTGGCTGTGCGGCATGTGGGAACCTaattgcctgaccagggatcaaaccggagcccctggcagtggaagcttggagccttaaccactggaccacagggaagtccccccagaCATCACAGGAGAGTTACATCCCAGTGATGCGTACTGGGAAAGAGGGACGACAGACCCGCTTTCTTCATCACGGACCTTGGATGGCAGTGAGACAGGCTGGGAAGGAGAAGCTTGAATCGAGTACAGCGTTCGTGGGTGTTGTGGAGAGAGTCCACGCAGGCCGGGGGTCTGGTAGGAGGGGCTGACCTGAGGCCGTAGGGTCAGAGCAAGGGGGAGCCCGGAAGGGGAGCCCGGGTGGGGCCGGCAGTGTCAGGGGCGTGGCTCTGCAGAGGCAGCTCACATTGGATGGTCAGAGGAAGGAAGCGGGGTGCCAGGGAAGGAGTTTGCAGTCAGGAAGTGACCTGGGCCGTTACCGCAATCCAGGTCACGATGATGACGGCTGATGAGTTGTCCGTCCGTCCGTGTGTCCATCTGTTGTAGAGACGTTACGTAGACTGACTGACACAGACTGAGGGACAGCTGTGGTTTGGAGATAAGTTGCTGCTGGGAGGGGGTAAcggggaagagaaaggaagagacaggGTGACTTGGTGTATTTGTAGCTGTCTGTCCTCTGGATTATCTTGTACTTTTGTCTTTTGAGTTGTACTATTCGTTTCTGTCTTGGATCTTACGTTTAAACACAAAAGGTGTGTCAGTGGCTTTTGACTTTTCAATGACGGATTTTAAAGGGTTCTTTTTCCACACATGGTGCAACTTTCACATTAAAAACTGTGATAAACAGAATCTTCTCACTTCTGTCTTCCTTGAGTGTAAACGTTTCTAAGACCCTGTTATATTCAGTGTCAGGTAAGCGCTGCTGGGCTTTTGTCTGTTTTAATAGAGGCTGTTTCCAGTTTAACAGCAGAGGTTCAGGCTTCTGACTGGATTCAGTTTAGACACAAAGTACATTTTCCCACGGTTTAGAAAATTGAAAGTGTGCTTTGCATAGGTCGCTTCACTTATAAAATTTTCCAGTTGTAGCTTATGTAGCTATATGATGACTGGGAGGAAAACCATGAGAAGCAAAGATGGAAAAAACTGAGGCAACTGACTCACAGACGaacctcccccactccccaccccacccccttttttttaactCAATAGATATTGCTCACAGCACGCTCTGGTAGTACAGATCTGACATTGACTCAGCACTCCCCGTCAGGCTCTTCAGAGCTTCCTGGTTGCTGACTTTAAAGACCAGGTCCTCTGATACAGTCAGCAGCTGTGAGGGCAGAAAGGATGCCCAGCCTCACCTGAGCGCCTGCCCAGAGGGGACACTCAGGCCTGCCTGGCAGAGGCCACGCCTTCTCCCACTGCCGCAAGCTGGGTGTTTAAGGGGGCATTTGGACTTTTGTAATTAGGAGGAGCAGGTAGGAGAGGAGCATTAACTGATTTCAACTAACATAGAATTCAGCACTATGGATAACCTTTGAGTTTTTCCTTACCGGTAGCTTAAATCCCCTAAGTTCAGTTTAGATGGGAACAGAACCGTCGTGACGCCGGATGGAACCTCAGCCAGGCCAGAATTCTGTCCCCTCGGCGCCTAGAGTGCTGACAGCCGTCTGACCTGTGCTCTTTCTCTCGTTTGAGACTCAGATTCAGAGAACGTTTTATCTAAGAATGATTCTCTTGATCTGAACAGTTGGACTGGATTATTTCTGAGGTTCACTCAGGCAAAAGCATTTTCCTTCGGATAAGTAAAAGGGGGCAGTGCTTTGTTGGTGGGAATTAAGATTATCCTAGAGTCAGAGCCGAGGTCCTGACCAGCGAGGTGGGGCCGTGCTGAGGCAAAAGGGCCCGGCGGCAAGCTGGGTGGCGCACGGGGCTTCCTTGTCTGGAACAGATTCACCGGGGCCTGGGGGAGAGGCTTCTCTCTGTCTGTGGCATCGTAGTTCTAGCAGGAATTTCAGTGTGTTGAGGCCTACATCGTCCCAAAGCCCAGTACTGGACTCCAGTCTCGTCATAGAAGTAAACTGTGGCCTTGCTGACAGGCTCAGCTCCCTGAGAGTGCCGTGGATGGCCAGCCGGGGGTCAGGCAGGGCTGGAAGAGAAGGTGCTCTGTGGAGTGGCCATTGAAGGGTGAGGGCTGGTGTGAGAGGTGGAAgggctgctgtggctgctgcgaATGAGGCACCGCAGGCTTGAAGGAAGGATGCTCAGTTGCGACAGGCCTCCGGCACTTGGTACCTGCCTTCAGCAGTGGGAGCGCTCCAGAGTCTTTAAGGAAAGAGTTGTCGTGGTCAGCTTTTACTTTTGGAGCCTGCTCCGGGGTGGGTCAGGGTGGGGAGAGTCTGGAGTGTGGCATGAATTAAGGGCTGTCACGGGAGAAGGGACCGTGAGAAGCTGGACTGAGGTCTCCTGTGTGGGGAATCCAGGAGGAAGCCGCTGGGGCCCCCTGATCTGGGCAGTTTCCTGGAGGTGAGGCAAGAGGTGTGGCCTCAGGCTGATTGGACGGCGCCTCAGGTGAGCGATgaaaggcagggctgggggagggatgcGGGTTTGCAGCAGGGAGCCAGGCAGGGCTCGGCTTCTGGGGGCTTGTTAGGGCTAAATAGCCAGATTTGGGTCTGAGCCCAGGTGGAAGCGGCAGGACCCGCAGAGGAGCTGTGGGCGCAGAGTGAGAGCCCGGGGTGCGGGAGCGGGTGCGGAGGCCTGCCCAGGCCCTCTGACTGGACAGCCGTATCGCCGGCCTTCCTGGGGTGGGCTCTTGTGCCATTGTCCTGCTTTCCGCCTTTTTGCTGTGAGCTCTTGGATACAGCCGCAGGAGTGAGTCTTCCATATCTGTCACCCTGGGGCCTTCGAAAATCTGTCCGGCCAGTTGATTGCTTTGCTGTGTTAGACACTGTTAAAGCTGAAGATGCTTGACCTATGGTTTATGCGTGCAGGCGGCCGGCCCGCGGGCTTTTGAGGCGCGTCCTCTGGCTTTTGCAGGGAGCGCGCTCTGCACCTGGGACCGTGTGTGTGCTGGGTGCCGCTTACAGCCCTGGTCACGGGACGGATGCGGGAGGACGGGGCACAGGGGCTGGCTCCGCTGCTGTGTCCTGCTTCTCTGGGCAGCGGGTCTGTGGTGGTTGCTGTGTCTGAGCCCGCACCGCCCTGCGTCATCTCTGCGGGGGGCTGGGGTGAAAACGTGAGTTGGGAATGGGGTGGAGGGGCGAGTTGGTGTCGGGGTGTGGCTGGGAGCTTGGTCTCCTGTCACGTGTGGCGATGTCTGCACACGCACTGAGCTAGAAGAAGCCGCCGCATCGCGCCGGAGAAGCTGTGAGCAGTGCCCCCTCCTCAGGGAAGGGCCTGCTGGTCAGCTTTGTGGGCCCTGAAGCCgtcacgcccccccccccccccgctcgGACCGGCTGTGGGCCGTGGGCCTGCACGCTGTGGTTTGCGGAGCCCTCTGCCAGACTCTGCTGGATTTTCTGTAGTGGAGCTAAGAACCTTGGTGTGCTTGTTTAAGGGTTCTGTGGAAAGCTCTGGCAAGTCCACAGGAAGCTGGTGGACCACGGGGCGCCGGCCCTTTGCAGCAGTGCAGGGAGGGCCTGGCTGGCTGTGGGCAGCCCGCAGGGGGCGCCTCTGGACCCTTGGTGTCCAGCCTCTTTCTGGTTGAGAACCAGCACCTTCGTAAGCCCATCTTCCACGAGGTCTTTcgcgctcagccatgtctgactctctgcaaccccatagactgcagcccgccaggcttctctgcccgtggcattctccaggcaagaatactggagtgggctgccatttccttctccaggggatcttcctgacccaggaatccaacacACATCTGATGCATCTCCTGCGACGCAGACGGGCTCTTTACTGttgcgccacctggggagctagTGTTTGGCTTTTTGTGCAGCACCGCTTGGTTGTCCCCTGACCCTTAGCGAAACTTGACCCCATCAGCTTGTTGTGACACATGGATGCCGTGTGCACTCCTTTGCCTTCCAGTCTGCCAGGATGACGTCTGCAGTCTTGGGAGCAGGAGCTTGGTTTCAATTCATCGTCTGTCCCCTGAGCTCTTAGTAGAGCCTGCAGGTCCCTGGGTAGATGGACGTCGTTAGTGTTAATCTCGCTGAAGCTGCTCTGGCGTCCTCAGGCCCTGTGCTGTGGGACTCCCTGCTTCTCACTTTGAACAGTGTAGACAGTAAAAACCCTCAGCGGGTCTGCTGTGCAGCTGAGCGCTCTTGGTAGTCTCTGAGGTTTGGggaaatttttcacagaacctcTGTGGCCCTTGAGACAGGAGCAGGAGTGTACGTCAGGGGGTTGGGAGTGAGGAGCTAGCCGGGGCTCGGGCCGGTCAGGAGCTGCTGTGGGCTTGTCACAGCGTTCATGCGGCCTGCAGGCCTCCTGGCCGGAGTGAGGGCTCTGGGGCCACGTGCCGAGCGCACTCCCCTGGGACGCTGTGAGGAAGCCTCAGACCACGCCGACAGCCGTGGGCGTCAGCGCTTTCTCACCGAGGCCACTCCTGCTGCTTTCTCGGATACGTTGGTGCTAAGCAGTTTCCCTCAGTTGTCAGGGTCTTCAAGTAATGAGGCCTTGGAGGTGTTGCATCAGGCTGCTCGCCACCGAGGTGTCCTGACTGCTGTGCAGCACGTCATTGACATCAGAAAGATCTGCGTTTTGCCAAATGACTGTGCTTTGGAGGGTGGTGTGGCAGAGTGTCCTGAGGCCTGTgagaatgttggtgtgtttaatgcgGGGACCGCAGCTTTACCAGGAACACAGTCCAGGGAGATGACGTGCAGGAGTATGTGATGGCGTCGTAGACGGTGACAGGCAGGGCCGTCCAGGCACGGGGGGCTCGCTCGCAGCAGGCTCCCGAGGGCAGGCGCGTGGAGGGGCCACGCTGCAGGAAAACCGCCCCACCAGGCGCGGGCGGGGGGCGACCAGACACCTTAGGGCAGGGGCTGGagactttttctcttttgttttccttttttttttttcttttgctattgtaACAtgttgacactttttttttttaaggagaccTTTCTATAAACTAGAATGGTTCGGTGTAGAAGGCCATGTTGTGATGTTCTGTGAAACAGCTGTTCAGGTCATTGactggggagaaggggaaggccgCCCCCTCCGGGGACACACGGCTGCAGTCGGTGGGTCAGCAGCATGTCCTGCCTTAGCCTCGCCTCGCCCCGCTCGGAGACGGCGTGCACAGCCTCACCCCCAGGAGGCGGGGACGCTCACTCGGGGAAGTTACTCAAGTAGCTTGGGCTTCAGAAAAGCTAAGAGCGGGGAATTGCTCACGGCAAAATTGTTTTTCCCCAAACATCACGTATTTGCAACTTTCCAGACGCTCTTTAGGTGGGGGGAGACCTCCACGGTATTCCTGAGGAAGGGGCGTTCCAGGAGGGGGCGGAAGGAGGGGGCTGCTTTTCTGACTCACCCCAGGGGCTTCCCGCCTGCGGGGGCTGGCTCACGGGAGCCCTGAGCAGGCCAGGGCCGCGGTGCTCAGCGCAGGGCACGCACCTCTGAGCTTGTCTGAAAACGTGGGGCTCAGATGGTGATTCCCATACGAGATGCAGtgtggtggtttttctttttttttccttttttcgtAACGCAAGTGCACACTCCCTTGCCAGTTTTTGTATTTTGAGGGCCCTGAGGGGTCTGTCATCTGGGTGCCTGGGGAAGTGTGCAGGACGCCAGCCCCAGGTGAGGGCCAGGAGGAAGAGCGTGTGGTGGTCGTGACGGGCCTCAGGAAGGCGCAGCTGAACTTAGTGGGGGTTGTAAAAAGGCCAGGCGTCTGCGTGTGTAAACGAGAGGGGCCGGTGAGACACGGGCAGAGGCGCCGAGGTCAGGATAGTCGGGAACTCCTGCTGAGCTCGACTCGAGAAAGTCAGTCAGGCACGGGGCCTTCTCGGTGACGACGCGGAGAGGGAGGCAAGTCGTTCCTCACTCACAAAGCTTGGCAGACGCTGGTACCGAGTGAGTCTCCACCCAGagtgtttttttctctccttgcagGTACCCCAGCCCGCCGGTGGGCTCTGTGTCCGCACCCAGCCTGCCCGCCGCGGAGGAGACCCTGGAGTACGTGCGGACTCTGTACGACTTCCCTGGGAACGACGCCGAGGACCTGCCCTTCAAGAAGGGCGAGATCCTGGTGATCGTCGAGAAGCCGGAGGAGCAGTGGTGGAGCGCCCGGAACAAGGACGGCCGGGTGGGGATGATCCCTGTGCCCTACGTGGAGAAGCTCGTGCGGGCCTCGGCCCAGGGCAAGCCTGGGAACAGGAATTCCAGCAGCTACGGGGTCCCCGAGCCCGCCCACGCATACGCACAGCCGCAGACCACGGCGCCCCCACCGGCCGCCGGCGCCCCCGGGGCCGCGGTCAGCCCCCTGCCGTCCACACAGAACGGACCTGTCTTTGCGAAAGCAATTCAGAAACGCGTGCCCTGTGCTTACGACAAGACGGCCCTGGCCTTAGAGGTAAAGGCTGCCCGGCTGGGTCTTTGGGGCTTTGACACTTGGGTTTTCTGGGGTTTGGCCATGGCCCTCGGGGATGTTAGCTCCccaaccggggatcgaacccaggccctcagcaatgACAGCGCGGAGtccagaccaccaggaaattttCCTCAGGTTTTGTCTGTAATCTTGTTTCTGTAAGGCCAGGACTGCTCATTTAAGGTTAAACTGACGGGGATGAGAGCTGGGTGGTCGTGAAGACCACCGTGAGGATCCCACGCAGCCCCGTGTCCTTTGCCATCCCCGCTTCCCCCACGGTAGCTGCCTTGCTCTGTGCTGCTTCCAGGGCCTCAGGTGTGGTCTCAGAACAGTTGGTTTTCTTTGCAGtaaggaagtgaagtcgctcagtcgtgtctgactctctctgaccctgtggactgtagcctgtcaggctcctctgcccatgggattttccaggcaagagtaccggagtgggttgccatttccttctccaggcagtaaGGGAAGACAGTGGTTAAGAAAGACCCATGCCCTAGAGATGAAATCAACACACAGCTGGACACAGCCCCACGCTCCTAACATTGAGAGCAGTTGAGAACCAGGAATACAGGTGGGGCTCCTCTTGAGCTGGGCAGGGGAAGGACGTTTCAGCGCCTCAGGCTTCACTCACTTGAGATTTTGTAAATTATAACAGCGAGAAAGAGAACTTTAGTGGTTCAATCACCGAGTCATGTCCTTCTAACTAACTGTGAGTTGCCTTGTAAGAGGACAAAGGCTCTTGCAAGGCGTAGTGTATGACTGTGGCTTGTCAGGATACAAagaggtgtgtgttggggggataAACTGCAGAAGGTAGGAGTTTGGTGAGACGTTGGTGCGCCCAGGGAACCCTGTGTGAACACAGACGCCATGGCGGCCTGCGGACAGAGGGTCTGGAAGGGAGTTTGTTGCTCCCCGAGcacggatcgaacctgtgcctaaGGTGAGGCAGGCCCTGCAGACCCTTGTCCTAGAATTGGGGTTTGGTGCCTCGGCTCCTCGCGCCTTTGTTTGCTGGTAACTCGTGAACCGCTGCAGCGTGAGGATCATCATATGGTCACGTGCACGTGTGGAGGCCCTGAGACACAGCTCCTGCGGAAGCGTGCGCTCACCCCGGGGCCACCGTGGGGCGGGCGCCCTCCGGCTTCCTCGCCGCCCGCTGCAGGTTCGCTGGGAGCCCTgcttttcctgccttttctcACTGGTTATCTTCAGATGTTTTGGACCAAGAGTTACCCAGTGAACTTCACCTGGAGGCTTGATTCGGAGCCCGAGGTGACTTCTCTGTCTCATGCTCGTCCGAAGGGAAGAGCCCCGCGGCAGGGGAGCCCCGGGCCCTGTGACGCTTCCCGGGAGGGGCcgacaggaggcagggaggcccccACTGTCTGGGCCGGGCCAACAGGCTGCTGGCTTCTGTGAGGGTTCAGGCTCTGGGAGCACCCCCACAGCCCCCACGGGAGCCGGGAGCTAGGCTCAGGGTTTTGCTGTGTAGCGGGCCGTCAGCACACAGGGGTGAGCGGGAGTCCGGGCTCCCAGTCAGAATGTCAGGCCCCTAAAGGAAGTCAG of Bos indicus isolate NIAB-ARS_2022 breed Sahiwal x Tharparkar chromosome 17, NIAB-ARS_B.indTharparkar_mat_pri_1.0, whole genome shotgun sequence contains these proteins:
- the CRKL gene encoding crk-like protein, with product MSSARFDSSDRSAWYMGPVSRQEAQTRLQGQRHGVFLVRDSSTCPGDYVLSVSENSRVSHYIINSLPNRRFKIGDQEFDHLPALLEFYKIHYLDTTTLIEPAPRYPSPPVGSVSAPSLPAAEETLEYVRTLYDFPGNDAEDLPFKKGEILVIVEKPEEQWWSARNKDGRVGMIPVPYVEKLVRASAQGKPGNRNSSSYGVPEPAHAYAQPQTTAPPPAAGAPGAAVSPLPSTQNGPVFAKAIQKRVPCAYDKTALALEVGDIVKVTRMNINGQWEGEVNGRKGLFPFTHVKIIDPQNPDESE